aatgcgagaataattttggcctccgtggtcatatgggtgtaaatcgggcgaaagatatatatgggagctatatctaaatctgaaccgatttcaaccaaatttggcacacttaacaatactattaaacgtactctttatgcaaaatttgaagcaactcagggcaaaactctggcttttgaagccatataagtgcaaatcgaacgaaagatatatatgtaagctatatcaaaatctgaaccgatttgaaccaaatttgacacgcttaaacgtactccttgtgcaaaatttggagcaaatcagggcaaacctGGCTTTTGCGTtcatattagtcgaaatcggacgaaagatatatgggggttatatataaatctgaaccgatttcaaccaaatttagcacaattaacaatactattaaacgtgctccttgtgaaaaatttgaagcaaatcaggacagaactctggcttttttttggccatataagttcaaatcggtcgaaagatatgtatgggagctatatctaaatctaaaccgatttgtacgaaattttaagaaaatacattgacaaatacgtcaattatgaccagatcgttgataaatatatatggcagctatatctgaatctgaaccgattttttccaaattaatagcGATTGcctttgagccaaagtaaaactctgtgccaaatttgaggacgatcggacataaactgcgagctgtactttgcacacaaaattacatatacagacagacggacggacagacagacaggcggacatcgctaaatcgactcagaatttaattctaagacgatcggtatactaaacgatgggtctgagacttttccttcttggcgttacatacaaatgcacaaacttattataccctgtaccacagtagtggtgaaggatataataaaacaagatgttttcataataaatttttcatggttACTGTTAGCAACCAAAAGATGTAAAAAATCACCTGATATAATGctgaaatcttatttctaaacaaaatttctttaaagttttatggctataggaaattatatcTATGTTTTCGCGCCATAGACGTTTATTATTCTGTGTTATATGTTGAACTGAAAACCACTAATGTGCGATTTTACATTTCCTATATATCGTTATTTACTGTATATAATAACATCACGattcattttcaaaatatttattttcttttccatGCATTATACCAATTTCTCACTTCTTTTAAACTGTTTTCAGCATCTTGCTTTGTTTCGCCCTTTAATTCAAACACTATATCGGGCTTATAAGACTCTCGAGCCTCCTCCATGATTGTCCCAAATATTTCGCATTCTAAATTCGACTTTAGTTTCTTGTCATTGTAATTTCTCTCCTTTAGTCGATCATAGAGTATTGTATTATTGGGACAAGTCACTACAAATACCGCATTGAACCAACGTTCCGGAAAGAAATCGCAGCCATGATATTCTACAAGATATCCGCCTTTTTGCATTAAAGGTTCCATATAATCCATAAGTTTGTCCTCATCCAGTATGGGGCAATCGTATTCTTCATCATACTCCTCgatgaaattgttttctttagcgATCTTCGAACAATCCAACCACTTTAGTTTTAACTGTTTCTCAATTCGTTGACAAATGTAGGATTTTCCCACGCCGGGTGTTCCTAAAgagaaatgtttttaaatagctACATAGGTGACATTACTCAACTTACCAGTTACCAAAATGTTTGGAAGAGGGTCAATTGTTTCGTCTGTAGCTCCGGAAGACATATTCGTGTTGTTACTACAAACCAATTCCTTGTGACAAATCCCGGtaacaaaaacacattttaatcagctgtttgtttattttcacaGACCAAAGCTTCGCATGACCCGATTCAACTGCGTTAGCAGAGTTGTGAATAATTGCCGAGAACAGACTATAGGTTTTTTCGTTCATCTGCGATTTTGTCGTGAAAATTGAtgtgcaaataaattaaaagataAAATACAAAGTGGTTGATGCAACCAATAACGCTGCCAACATTCTGAGAATTCCTAACTGCATAAAACTGTcgaatacgatatccaaaagtcAAAGACTTTGTAATTATAACAAGATGTCCAAATTGCCTCTTGTTCTTGAATAGATAAAAGTGCACgacttccctgccaacatttttttaatttgggggcgcttctgagaatcctcactacgtcgaaaactatcatatacgacatcaaaaactcgtcggaaaagcgccgtcactattgagaagttgtaccacgccaagttactacacacaaaaaaaaattttttgatttcaatcacgaaaatcgcggattcaatcatttttttaattgaaatgtcttcaatcacgaaaatgatagtatcaatcacccattttgattgaaaaccaacacgatttttaattaaaaatttaattgacttttccctgccagcatttcaaagttccatttcaacctcatcgttaccacagactcgtaaatgtcacttcaaccatcatgaaaaggtacatcaaaaagtacatgcaagtaatttgccatccctactgttaaaaaagccatttttttgtgaaacgccaagcgcaaccagcttgttatattttaattaaataaaaacgaaaactaAGTTCTGAAaaaatagattatacgcttaaaattgtgaaaggtatattggtgaacaatttggtgattttccaaatggaataaagtgattgtttttcagatattttacagacacgctgcttccatggaataaaaacactggttgatagacgcagcaacatgtaactcgctacttgtaactcaacatcatcattaatgccaaaaattatgttaaatgtaatgtgatagtggtataaatgttatatttttaagaatttgtaaatgtttaatcaaattaataaatatctaaacaaacgtgttttactcgaccacaatgattcttttacaactatcttaaaattcactttttctgattgtttggaaggtcccttattggcgtcgttctaaattgatctataaaggcacctaataattgcactcatgcgaaacatttttgtagtaacttggcgtggtacaacttctcaatagtgacggcgcttttccgacgagtttttgatgtcgtatatgattgttttcgacgtagtggggattctcaaaagagtccccaaattcaaaaaatgttggcagggttgtcacggaatcaattaattgtgtgattgaatcaaaattttaattgaatcaattaaaattttaattgatttcgcgacaaaaatcaatcaactatttgattcattcaattaaataattaattgaaattggctataaatttcgattaaaaaatgtatatattccctgccagcatttcaaagttccatttcatcttcatcgctaccacagactcgtaaatgtcactacaaccatcctactgtgatggggggcagcatatcataaagtacaaaatgtacttcatacatgtattttgccatcactacttttacaaaagccattttattttttgtgaaacgccaagcgcaaccagcttgttatattttatttaaataaaaacgaaactaaagttctgaaaacatagattttacgcttaaaattgtgaaaggtatattggtgaacaatttttgattttccaaatggaataaagtgattgtttttcaaatattttacagacacgctgcctccatcgaataaaaacactggctgatagacgctgcaacatgtaactcgctacttgtaactctacctcatcattaatgcaaaaaattatgttaaatgtgatgtgatagtggtataaatgttatatttttaagaatttgtaaataattaatcaaattattaaatatctaaacaaacgtgttttactcgaccacaatgattcttttaccactatcttaaaatgtgctttttctgattgtttggagggtctcttattggcgtcgttctaaattgatctataaaggcacctaataattgcactcatgcgaaacctttttgtagtaacttggcgtggtacaacttctcaatagtgacggcgcttttccgacgagtttttgatgtcgtatatgattgttttcgacgtagtggggattctcaaaagagtccccaaattcaaaaaatgttggcagggttgcgaccccaaaatcgtatttagttttttttcttttgaaataaaagaaaatatgtgtttcttataaaacatatttaatattttattattttttgaattatgcaatagacaaataaatttggttcttgtcatttgtgttttgttctaacataacttataaatacaactactatcaataacaactatagggtgaaaaaataaattatataaatcattatcttccttataataaccatgttagtatgttccttctaatatgtagatgtgcCTAGAtttcaataaatcagcagcctgtaagctaaattagtttttctgaaagtaaacagaataattcgaatttaattttgttcaattaaaagttaattttgttaaacattacctgcatagaatatcaagttcaattcttagttccagatttataatcttcttttgcagttgtagtcttttagcataaaaaggtgtattaagagctcggtaatttaattttagtaacaattcctttccaaaatttccacacactaaaatcgtctattaaaatttgaaccaatcaaaaacaaaaataatgggaaagcaatgtaataattggaattatattgatgatacttagcaaattctggaaatagataaaatataaatggaaaatacatatttttattattttcggatatttttcatatttttaaatccaaaagaaagaacttttttaccattacataattcagctcattagtttatataccagatatactgctctctacttgggttcaaactgaaaaaggcaggtaaaacaaaaatgcaatttaatgccaacgctacttcgcaacttcaaggtgaatcttccaacaaccccataccgctcttggttttaagaaaactaggagtgaaaaaaaattataattttaaaagatcaatacggtacccacttttttattgcaaacatattattatatatttgataaaatgatggagttgatgggattgatgggtcaatttcacgaaataaaattggtcactaaaagaaatgaataaaaaatatattattttagtccgtttaatgtaaacaggcttcaatggaaaacggtattcacatttcacaatttcttaccttcaatgaccgtagattgttttccatttttgcaataccacaaaacacaaacacacacacacaaaaaaatttttttgatttcaatcacgaaaatcgcggattcaatcattttttaattgaaatgtcttcaatcacgaaaatgatagtatcaatcacccattttgattgaaaaccaacacgattttcaattaaaaatgtaattgacttttgtcacggaatcaattaattgtgtgattgaatcaattaaaaacgtgattgatttttaacataaaattcaatcacagttttaattgaatcaattaaaattttaattaatttcgcgacaaaaatcaatcaactatttgattgattcaattaaataattaattgaaattggctataaatttcgatcaaaaaatttatatattgcgaccccaaaatcgtatttagttttatttaaaattaaagaaaatatgtgtttcttataaaacatatttaatattttattattttttgaattatgcaatagacaaataaatttggttgttgtcatttgtgttttgttctaacataacttacaaatacaattactatcaataacaactatagggtgaaaaaataaataatataaatcattatcttccttataataataaccatgttagcatgttccttctaatatgtagatgcgcctagatttccaataaatcagcagcctgtcagctaaattagtttttctgaaagtaaacagaataattcgattttaattttgttcaattaaaagttaatttgttaaacattacctgcatagaatatcaagttcaattcttagttccaggttgtagATTAatgttcttttgcagttgtagtcttttagcataaaaaggtgtattaaggagctcggtaatttaattttactaacaattcctttccaaaatttccacacattgaaatcgtctattccctgccaacattttttgaatttggggactcttttgagaatccccactacgtcgaaaacaatcatatacgacatcaaaaactcgtcggaaaagcgccgtcactattgagaagttgtaccacgccaagttactacaaaaatgtttcgcatgagtgcaattattaggtgcctttatagatcaatttagaacgacgccaataagggaccttccaaacaatcagaaaaagtgaattttaagatagttgtaaaagaatcattgtggtcgagtaaaacacgtttgtttagatatttattaatttgattaaacatttacaaattcttaaaaatataacatttataccactatcacattacatttaacataatttttggcattaatgatgatgttgagttacaagtagcgagttacatgttgctgcgtctatcaaccagtgtttttattccatggaagcagcgtgtctgtaaaatatctgaaaaacaatcactttattccatttggaaaatcaccaaattgttcaccaatatacctttcacaattttaagcgtataatctattttTTCAGAACTtagttttcgtttttatttaattaaaatataacaagctggttgcgcttggcgtttcacaaaaaaatggcttttttaacagtagggatggcaaattacttgcatgtactttttgatgtaccttttcatgatggttgaagtgacatttacgagtctgtggtaacgatgaggttgaaatggaactttgaaatgctggcagggttaaaatttgaaccaatcaaagacaaaaataatgggaaagcaatgtaatatttggtattatattgatgatactttgcaaattctggaaatagaaaaaaaatataaatggaaaatatatatttttattattttcggatatttttcatatttttaaatccaaaagaaagaacttttttaccattacataattcagcgcattagtttatatatcagatatattgctctctacttgggttcaaactgaaaaaggcaggtaaaacaaaaatgcaatttaatgccaacgctacttcgcaacttcaaggtgaatcttccaacaaccccataccgctcttggttttaagaaaactaggagtgaaaaaaaattataattttaaaagatcaatacggtacccacttttttattgcaaacatattattatatatttgataaaatgatggagttgatgggattgatgggtcaatttcacgaaataaaattggtcactaaaagaaatgaataaaaaatatattattttagtccgtttaatgtaaacaggcttcaatggaaaacggtattcacatttcacaatttcttaccttcaatgaccgtagattgttttccatttttgcaataccacaaaacacaaacacacacacacaaaaaaatttttttgatttcaatcacgaaaatcgcggattcaatcattttttaattgaaatgtcttcaatcacgaaaatgatagtatcaatcacccattttgattgaaaaccaacacgattttcaattaaaaatgtaattgacttttgtcacggaatcaattaattgtgtgattgaatcaattaaaaacgtgattgatttttaacataaaattcaatcacagttttaattgaatcaattaaaattttaattaatttcgcgacaaaaatcaatcaactatttgattgattcaattaaataattaattgaaattggctataaatttcgatcaaaaaatttatatattgcgaccccaaaatcgtatttagttttatttaaaattaaagaaaatatgtgtttcttataaaacatatttaatattttattattttttgaattatgcaatagacaaataaatttggttgttgtcatttgtgttttgttctaacataacttacaaatacaattactatcaataacaactatagggtgaaaaaataaataatataaatcattatcttccttataataataaccatgttagcatgttccttctaatatgtagatgcgcctagatttccaataaatcagcagcctgtcagctaaattagtttttctgaaagtaaacagaataattcgattttaattttgttcaattaaaagttaatttgttaaacattacctgcatagaatatcaagttcaattcttagttccaggttgtagATTAatgttcttttgcagttgtagtcttttagcataaaaaggtgtattaaggagctcggtaatttaattttactaacaattcctttccaaaatttccacacattgaaatcgtctattccctgccaacattttttgaatttggggactcttttgagaatccccactacgtcgaaaacaatcatatacgacatcaaaaactcgtcggaaaagcgccgtcactattgagaagttgtaccacgccaagttactacaaaaatgtttcgcatgagtgcaattattaggtgcctttatagatcaatttagaacgacgccaataagggaccttccaaacaatcagaaaaagtgaattttaagatagttgtaaaagaatcattgtggtcgagtaaaacacgtttgtttagatatttattaatttgattaaacatttacaaattcttaaaaatataacatttataccactatcacattacatttaacataatttttggcattaatgatgatgttgagttacaagtagcgagttacatgttgctgcgtctatcaaccagtgtttttattccatggaagcagcgtgtctgtaaaatatctgaaaaacaatcactttattccatttggaaaatcaccaaattgttcaccaatatacctttcacaattttaagcgtataatctattttTTCAGAACTtagttttcgtttttatttaattaaaatataacaagctggttgcgcttggcgtttcacaaaaaaatggcttttttaacagtagggatggcaaattacttgcatgtactttttgatgtaccttttcatgatggttgaagtgacatttacgagtctgtggtaacgatgaggttgaaatggaactttgaaatgctggcagggttaaaatttgaaccaatcaaagacaaaaataatgggaaagcaatgtaatatttggtattatattgatgatactttgcaaattctggaaatagaaaaaaaatataaatggaaaatatatatttttattattttcggatatttttcatatttttaaatccaaaagaaagaacttttttaccattacataattcagcgcattagtttatatatcagatatattgctctctacttgggttcaaactgaaaaaggcaggtaaaacaaaaatgaaatttaatgccaacgccacttcgcaacttcaaggtgaatcttacaacaaacccataccgctctttgttttgagaaaactaggagtgaaaaaaatttataattttaaaagatcaatacggtactcacttttttattgcaaacatattcttatatatttgataaaatgatggagttgatgggattgattggacaatttcacgaaataaaattggtcactaaaagaaatgaataaaaaatatattattttagtccgtttaatgtaaacaggcttcaatgggaaacggtattcacatttcacaatttcttaccttcaataaacgtagattgttttccatttttactaccacaaaacacaaacacaggtaattgggggcgcttctgagaatccccactacgtcgaaaacagtcgtatacgatatccaaaactcctcggaaaagcgccgtcactattgagaagttgtaccatgccaagttactacaaaaaagtatcgcatgagtgcaattattaggagcccttatggatacatttagaaggacgccaataagagccccttcaaacaatcagaccaagtgcattttaagatagttgtaaaagaatcattgtggtcaagtaaaacacgattgtttagatttttattaattttatgaaacatttataaattctcataaatataacatttatacgactaccacatcacatttaacacaattttatgcattaataagagattgatgttgagttacaagttgaaagttaaatgttgtagcgtctatcagccaatacttttattcccaatggaggcagcgtgtctggaaaaatatttgaaaaactatcactttattccatttggaaagtcaaaaat
This is a stretch of genomic DNA from Haematobia irritans isolate KBUSLIRL chromosome 4, ASM5000362v1, whole genome shotgun sequence. It encodes these proteins:
- the Ak6 gene encoding adenylate kinase isoenzyme 6, with translation MSSGATDETIDPLPNILVTGTPGVGKSYICQRIEKQLKLKWLDCSKIAKENNFIEEYDEEYDCPILDEDKLMDYMEPLMQKGGYLVEYHGCDFFPERWFNAVFVVTCPNNTILYDRLKERNYNDKKLKSNLECEIFGTIMEEARESYKPDIVFELKGETKQDAENSLKEVRNWYNAWKRK